The following are encoded in a window of Fictibacillus halophilus genomic DNA:
- the fusA gene encoding elongation factor G, giving the protein MAREFSLKNTRNIGIMAHIDAGKTTTTERVLYYTGRIHKIGETHEGASQMDWMEQEQERGITITSAATTAQWKGHRVNIIDTPGHVDFTVEVERSLRVLDGAVALLDAQSGVEPQTETVWRQATTYGVPRVVFVNKMDKIGADFLYSVKTIHDRLGANAHPIQLPIGAEDQFEAIIDLIEMKAVFYGNDLGTDIEVRDIPEEHMPLAEEYRGKLIEAVAELDEEMMMKYLEGEEITNEELKAGIRQGTCNVEFYPVMCGSAFKNKGVQLMLDAVLDYLPSPIDVPAIKGVLPDSEEEVTRESSDEAPFSALAFKVMTDPYVGKLTFFRVYSGTLNSGSYVQNSTKGKRERVGRILQMHANSREEISIVYAGDIAAAVGLKDTTTGDTLCDEKNLVILESMVFPEPVISLSIEPKSKADQDKMGMALAKLAEEDPTFRTETNEETGQTIIAGMGELHLDILVDRMRREFKVEANVGAPQVAYRETIRQAAKVEGKFVRQSGGRGQYGHVWIEFEPGDEGSGFVFENKIVGGAVPREYIPAVQAGIEESMKNGMLAGFPLLDLKARIVDGSYHDVDSNEMAFKIAGSMALKNAKSKCDPAILEPIMKVEVTVPEEYMGDIMGDVTSRRGRVEGMEARGNAQIVKAMVPLAEMFGYATSLRSRTQGRGTYSMHFDHYEEVPKSISEEIIKKATGA; this is encoded by the coding sequence ATGGCTAGAGAATTCTCCTTAAAAAATACTCGTAATATCGGTATCATGGCTCACATCGATGCTGGTAAAACAACGACTACTGAACGTGTTCTTTACTATACTGGCCGTATCCACAAAATTGGTGAAACTCATGAAGGAGCTTCACAAATGGACTGGATGGAGCAGGAACAAGAGCGTGGAATCACGATTACTTCCGCTGCTACTACTGCTCAATGGAAAGGTCACCGTGTCAACATCATTGATACACCAGGACACGTAGACTTTACAGTTGAAGTAGAACGTTCATTACGTGTATTAGACGGAGCGGTTGCATTACTTGATGCTCAATCAGGTGTTGAACCACAAACAGAAACAGTTTGGCGTCAAGCGACTACTTACGGGGTACCTCGTGTAGTATTCGTAAACAAAATGGACAAGATCGGTGCGGATTTCTTATATTCCGTAAAAACGATTCATGACCGCCTTGGTGCTAACGCTCACCCGATCCAATTACCGATCGGTGCGGAAGACCAATTCGAAGCAATCATCGACCTTATCGAAATGAAAGCTGTATTCTACGGAAACGACCTTGGTACTGATATCGAAGTTCGTGATATTCCGGAAGAGCACATGCCTTTAGCTGAAGAATACCGTGGAAAACTTATCGAAGCGGTTGCTGAGCTAGATGAAGAAATGATGATGAAGTACTTAGAAGGCGAAGAAATCACGAACGAAGAACTTAAAGCAGGTATCCGTCAAGGAACTTGTAACGTTGAGTTCTATCCAGTAATGTGTGGTTCGGCATTTAAGAACAAAGGTGTTCAGCTTATGCTAGACGCAGTTCTTGATTACCTTCCATCGCCAATCGATGTACCAGCTATTAAAGGTGTACTTCCTGACTCTGAAGAAGAAGTAACTCGTGAATCAAGTGACGAAGCTCCATTCTCTGCACTTGCATTTAAAGTTATGACTGACCCTTATGTTGGTAAGTTAACATTCTTCCGTGTGTACTCTGGTACACTAAACTCTGGATCATACGTACAGAACTCTACTAAAGGAAAGCGCGAGCGTGTTGGACGTATCCTTCAAATGCACGCAAACTCCCGTGAAGAGATCTCTATCGTATACGCTGGAGATATCGCAGCTGCTGTAGGTCTTAAGGACACTACAACTGGTGATACACTTTGTGATGAAAAGAACCTTGTTATCTTAGAATCCATGGTATTCCCAGAGCCAGTTATCTCACTATCTATCGAGCCGAAGTCTAAAGCAGACCAAGACAAGATGGGTATGGCGCTTGCTAAGCTTGCTGAAGAAGATCCAACATTCCGTACTGAAACAAACGAAGAAACTGGACAAACGATCATCGCAGGTATGGGTGAGCTTCACCTTGACATCCTAGTTGACCGTATGCGCCGTGAATTCAAGGTAGAAGCTAACGTGGGTGCTCCTCAGGTTGCTTACCGTGAAACAATTCGCCAAGCTGCTAAAGTTGAAGGTAAATTCGTTCGTCAGTCTGGTGGTCGTGGACAATACGGTCACGTTTGGATCGAATTCGAGCCAGGTGATGAAGGATCTGGATTCGTATTTGAAAACAAAATCGTTGGTGGGGCAGTTCCTCGTGAATACATCCCTGCAGTTCAAGCTGGTATCGAAGAATCAATGAAAAACGGAATGCTTGCTGGTTTCCCATTACTTGACCTTAAAGCTCGTATCGTTGATGGATCATACCATGATGTTGACTCCAACGAAATGGCGTTTAAGATTGCCGGTTCAATGGCTCTTAAGAACGCTAAATCAAAGTGTGACCCTGCAATTCTAGAGCCGATCATGAAAGTAGAAGTAACGGTTCCTGAAGAGTACATGGGTGATATCATGGGTGACGTAACTTCCCGTCGTGGACGTGTTGAAGGTATGGAAGCTCGTGGTAACGCACAAATCGTTAAAGCGATGGTTCCACTTGCTGAGATGTTCGGATATGCAACTAGCTTGCGTTCTCGTACACAAGGCCGCGGTACTTACTCAATGCACTTCGATCACTACGAAGAAGTACCTAAGTCAATCTCTGAAGAAATCATCAAAAAAGCAACTGGAGCTTAA
- the rpsQ gene encoding 30S ribosomal protein S17 has protein sequence MSERNQRKVYTGRVVSDKMDKTITVLVETYKTHTLYNKRVKYSKKLKAHDENNTAKIGDIVKVMETRPLSKDKRFRLVEVVQEAVII, from the coding sequence ATGAGTGAACGTAACCAGCGCAAGGTGTACACTGGTCGTGTTGTTTCTGACAAGATGGACAAAACGATTACAGTGCTTGTAGAAACTTACAAGACTCACACTTTATATAACAAGCGCGTTAAATACTCTAAAAAGTTAAAAGCGCATGATGAAAACAACACTGCTAAAATTGGCGATATCGTAAAGGTTATGGAAACGCGTCCGCTTTCTAAAGACAAGCGATTCCGTCTAGTTGAAGTAGTACAAGAAGCAGTAATTATTTAA
- the rplV gene encoding 50S ribosomal protein L22, whose amino-acid sequence MEAKAIAKQVRIAPRKARIVIDLIRGKQVGEALAILRLTPKAASPVIEKVLKSAIANAEHNYEMEPNNLVIKQAFVDEGITLKRFRPRAMGRASRINKRTSHITIVVSEKKEG is encoded by the coding sequence ATGGAAGCAAAAGCAATTGCTAAACAAGTGCGTATTGCTCCTCGTAAAGCTCGCATCGTAATCGACTTGATTCGAGGCAAGCAAGTAGGTGAGGCACTTGCGATTCTACGTTTGACGCCTAAAGCAGCTTCTCCTGTAATTGAAAAGGTGCTTAAGTCTGCTATCGCAAACGCAGAACACAACTATGAAATGGAACCGAACAACTTGGTGATTAAGCAAGCGTTCGTTGATGAAGGTATTACTCTTAAGCGTTTCCGTCCTCGTGCGATGGGTCGCGCAAGCCGTATCAACAAACGTACTAGCCACATCACAATCGTTGTTTCTGAAAAGAAGGAGGGTTAA
- the rpsC gene encoding 30S ribosomal protein S3, giving the protein MGQKVNPIGLRIGVIRDWDSKWYAEKDYANLLHEDLKIRSYIEKRLKDAAVSGVEIERAANRVNITIKTAKPGMVIGKGGSEVEALRKALNDITGKRVHVNIFEIKQADVDAKLVAENIARQLENRVSFRRAMKQAIQRAMRMGAKGIKTQVSGRLGGADIARAEHYSEGTVPLHTLRADIDYGTAEADTTYGKLGVKIWIYRGEVLPTRGTKKEEGGK; this is encoded by the coding sequence GTGGGTCAAAAAGTAAATCCAATAGGTCTACGTATTGGCGTCATCCGTGACTGGGATTCAAAATGGTACGCTGAAAAGGATTACGCTAATCTTTTACATGAAGACCTTAAGATCCGTTCTTATATTGAAAAGCGTTTAAAAGACGCTGCTGTATCAGGTGTTGAAATCGAACGTGCAGCTAACCGTGTGAATATCACAATTAAAACTGCTAAACCAGGAATGGTTATCGGTAAAGGTGGATCTGAAGTAGAAGCACTTCGTAAAGCCCTTAACGACATCACTGGTAAAAGAGTTCACGTAAACATCTTTGAAATCAAACAAGCTGACGTTGATGCTAAGCTAGTAGCTGAAAACATCGCTCGTCAACTTGAAAACCGTGTATCTTTCCGTCGTGCTATGAAGCAGGCGATCCAACGTGCAATGCGTATGGGTGCGAAAGGTATCAAAACACAAGTGTCAGGCCGTCTTGGCGGAGCTGATATCGCTCGTGCTGAACATTATAGTGAAGGTACAGTTCCTCTTCACACACTTCGTGCAGACATCGATTACGGTACTGCTGAAGCAGACACAACTTACGGTAAGCTTGGAGTTAAAATCTGGATTTATCGTGGTGAGGTCCTTCCAACAAGAGGAACGAAAAAAGAGGAAGGAGGCAAATAA
- the rpsS gene encoding 30S ribosomal protein S19 → MGRSLKKGPFVDDHLMKKVEALNESNDKKVVKTWSRRSTIFPDFIGHTIAVYDGRKHVPVYCTEDMVGHKLGEFAPTRTYKGHAADDKKTRR, encoded by the coding sequence ATGGGTCGCAGTTTGAAAAAAGGGCCTTTTGTAGATGACCACTTGATGAAAAAGGTCGAGGCACTTAATGAATCTAACGACAAGAAAGTAGTTAAAACTTGGTCTCGTCGTTCTACGATTTTCCCTGACTTCATCGGTCACACAATCGCTGTTTATGATGGTCGTAAGCACGTGCCGGTTTATTGTACAGAAGATATGGTCGGTCACAAGTTAGGTGAGTTTGCACCTACTCGTACTTACAAAGGCCATGCAGCTGATGATAAGAAAACAAGACGTTAA
- the rplP gene encoding 50S ribosomal protein L16 has translation MLLPKRVKYRREHRGKMRGNAKGGTEVHFGEFGLQALEASWITNRQIEAARIAMTRYMKRGGKVWIKIFPSKPYTAKPLEVRMGSGKGAPEGWVAVVKPGKVMFEIAGVSEEVAREALRLAAHKLPVKCKFVKREEVGGDTNEG, from the coding sequence ATGTTATTGCCAAAACGTGTTAAATATCGTCGTGAACACCGCGGTAAAATGCGTGGGAACGCAAAAGGCGGTACTGAAGTTCATTTCGGAGAATTCGGTTTGCAAGCTCTTGAAGCTAGCTGGATTACTAACCGTCAGATCGAAGCAGCTCGTATTGCGATGACTCGTTATATGAAGCGTGGCGGTAAAGTATGGATTAAAATTTTCCCGTCTAAGCCTTACACTGCAAAGCCTCTAGAAGTCCGAATGGGATCTGGTAAAGGTGCTCCTGAAGGATGGGTAGCTGTAGTTAAGCCAGGAAAAGTTATGTTTGAAATCGCAGGTGTCTCTGAAGAAGTGGCACGCGAAGCGTTGCGTCTTGCAGCACACAAACTTCCTGTAAAATGTAAGTTTGTTAAACGCGAAGAAGTGGGTGGTGACACAAATGAAGGCTAA
- the rpsG gene encoding 30S ribosomal protein S7 — translation MPRKGPVARRDVLPDPIYKSKLVTRLINKIMIDGKRGVAQTILYNAFDLIKERTNQDPMEVFEQALKNIMPVLEVRARRVGGANYQVPVEVRPERRTTLGLRYLTNYSRLRGEKTMEERLAYEIMDAANNTGASVKKREDMHKMAEANKAFAHYRW, via the coding sequence ATGCCACGTAAAGGACCTGTTGCTCGTCGTGATGTGTTACCTGATCCAATTTACAAGTCTAAGCTTGTAACTCGTCTAATCAATAAAATTATGATTGACGGTAAGAGAGGGGTAGCTCAAACAATCTTGTACAATGCGTTCGATCTTATTAAAGAACGTACGAACCAAGATCCTATGGAAGTGTTTGAACAAGCTCTTAAAAATATCATGCCAGTTCTTGAAGTTCGTGCTCGCCGTGTTGGTGGAGCTAACTACCAAGTACCAGTTGAAGTTCGCCCAGAGCGTCGTACAACACTAGGACTTCGTTACCTAACGAACTACTCTCGTCTACGCGGAGAAAAGACAATGGAAGAACGTCTTGCGTATGAGATCATGGATGCTGCTAATAACACTGGTGCTTCAGTTAAGAAGCGCGAAGATATGCACAAAATGGCAGAAGCAAACAAAGCGTTTGCTCACTACCGCTGGTAA
- the rplN gene encoding 50S ribosomal protein L14: protein MIQQESRLRVADNSGAKELLCIKVLGGSGRKYANVGDIIVCSVKSATPGGVVKKGDVVKAVVVRSKRGMRRNDGSYIRFDENAAVIVKDDKGPRGTRIFGPVARELRDKQFMKIVSLAPEVL from the coding sequence ATGATTCAACAAGAATCCCGTTTAAGAGTAGCTGATAACTCCGGTGCGAAAGAGTTACTTTGCATTAAAGTTCTTGGTGGTTCTGGTCGTAAGTACGCTAACGTTGGTGACATTATCGTTTGTTCGGTTAAGTCCGCAACACCAGGTGGCGTTGTTAAGAAAGGTGACGTTGTTAAAGCGGTAGTGGTACGTTCTAAGCGTGGTATGCGCCGTAACGACGGATCTTACATCCGCTTTGATGAGAACGCGGCTGTAATCGTTAAGGATGATAAAGGTCCTCGAGGAACTCGTATCTTCGGACCAGTAGCACGTGAACTTCGTGACAAGCAATTTATGAAAATCGTATCTCTTGCTCCAGAAGTTCTTTAA
- the rplE gene encoding 50S ribosomal protein L5 has product MNRLQERYKAEILPSLMEKFNYTSVMQAPKIEKIVINMGVGEAVSNSKVLDTAVEELTAIAGQKPVITRAKKSIAGFKLREGMPIGSKVTLRGERMYDFLDKLISVSLPRVRDFRGVSKKSFDGRGNYTLGVKEQLIFPEIDYDKVNKVRGMDIVIVTTANTDEEARELLTQVGMPFQK; this is encoded by the coding sequence ATGAACCGTCTACAAGAGCGATATAAAGCAGAGATCTTACCATCTCTAATGGAAAAGTTTAATTACACTTCAGTAATGCAAGCACCAAAGATCGAAAAAATCGTTATCAACATGGGTGTTGGTGAAGCAGTATCCAACTCTAAAGTGTTAGATACAGCAGTAGAGGAACTTACAGCAATCGCTGGTCAAAAGCCTGTGATCACGCGTGCTAAGAAATCTATCGCTGGATTCAAACTTCGTGAAGGTATGCCGATCGGATCAAAAGTTACACTTCGCGGAGAGCGCATGTATGACTTCCTTGATAAGTTAATCAGCGTTTCCCTTCCACGTGTACGTGACTTCCGCGGGGTTTCCAAGAAGTCTTTCGACGGCCGCGGTAACTACACGCTTGGAGTTAAAGAGCAATTGATCTTCCCAGAGATCGACTATGATAAAGTAAACAAAGTTCGCGGAATGGACATCGTTATCGTAACGACTGCGAACACTGACGAAGAAGCACGTGAGCTTCTTACACAAGTCGGAATGCCATTCCAAAAATAA
- the rplX gene encoding 50S ribosomal protein L24 codes for MHVKKGDKVQVISGKDKGKQGVILEAYPKLNRVLVEGVNVVKKHAKPSQANPQGGILSQEAPIHASNVMPLDPKTGAPTRVGYNVVDGKKVRVAKKSGETLDK; via the coding sequence TTGCATGTGAAAAAAGGCGATAAAGTACAAGTTATTTCCGGCAAGGATAAAGGTAAACAAGGTGTTATCCTTGAAGCTTATCCGAAGCTAAACAGAGTGCTTGTTGAAGGCGTGAACGTTGTTAAGAAACACGCAAAACCTTCTCAAGCTAATCCACAAGGTGGAATCCTTAGCCAAGAAGCACCAATTCATGCTTCTAACGTAATGCCTCTTGACCCTAAAACTGGTGCTCCTACTCGTGTAGGCTACAATGTAGTTGATGGGAAAAAAGTTCGTGTGGCCAAAAAATCTGGTGAAACCCTAGATAAATAA
- the rplC gene encoding 50S ribosomal protein L3, translating into MTKGILGRKIGMTQVFAENGDLIPVTVVEVTPNVVLQKKSVENDGYEAIQLGFDDKKDSRSNKPQAGHAAKASTSPKRYVKEFRNVDVAGYEVGQEVKADIFAEGDAVDVTGTSKGKGFQGVIKRHGQSRGPMSHGSRYHRRPGSMGAVDPNRVFKGKALPGRTGGDTVTVQNLEVVRVDAERNLLLIKGNVPGAKKSYVTINSAVKAKDAK; encoded by the coding sequence ATGACCAAAGGAATCTTAGGTAGAAAAATTGGTATGACTCAAGTTTTCGCAGAAAACGGAGATCTAATTCCAGTTACTGTAGTAGAAGTAACTCCTAACGTTGTTCTTCAAAAGAAATCCGTTGAGAATGATGGCTACGAAGCTATCCAACTTGGATTTGATGATAAAAAAGACTCTCGTTCTAACAAGCCACAAGCAGGACATGCGGCTAAAGCTAGCACGAGCCCTAAGCGCTACGTTAAAGAATTCCGTAATGTTGATGTTGCGGGATACGAAGTTGGTCAGGAAGTCAAAGCTGACATTTTTGCAGAAGGTGACGCTGTAGACGTTACTGGTACATCTAAAGGAAAAGGATTCCAAGGTGTTATCAAACGTCACGGGCAATCACGCGGGCCAATGAGCCACGGTTCCCGTTACCACCGTCGTCCTGGTTCAATGGGTGCAGTTGACCCTAACCGTGTTTTCAAAGGGAAAGCATTGCCTGGACGTACTGGCGGAGATACAGTAACTGTACAAAACTTAGAAGTTGTAAGAGTTGATGCAGAACGTAATCTTCTACTAATCAAAGGTAACGTACCTGGAGCGAAAAAGAGCTACGTTACAATTAACTCTGCTGTTAAAGCAAAGGATGCTAAATAA
- the rplD gene encoding 50S ribosomal protein L4 yields MPKVALFKQDGTQAGDIELNDSVFGIEPNKSVLFDAVIMQQASQRQGTHDVKNRSEVAGGGRKPWKQKGTGRARQGSIRSPQWVGGGVVFGPTPRSYSYKLPKKVRRLAIKSALSSKVLDNDLIVLEGLAFEAPKTKEMMQVLANLSADRKALVVTADYNDAVALSARNIPGVTVVTANGVSVLDVLNHDKLLMTKDAVEKVGEVLA; encoded by the coding sequence ATGCCAAAAGTAGCATTATTTAAACAAGATGGTACTCAAGCTGGCGATATCGAATTAAACGATTCCGTTTTCGGTATTGAACCAAATAAAAGCGTGCTTTTCGACGCTGTTATTATGCAGCAAGCATCACAGCGCCAAGGAACGCACGATGTAAAGAACCGTTCTGAAGTTGCTGGTGGTGGACGCAAACCTTGGAAACAGAAAGGTACTGGACGTGCTCGTCAAGGATCTATCCGTTCTCCACAATGGGTTGGCGGTGGAGTGGTTTTCGGACCAACACCAAGAAGCTATTCTTACAAATTACCTAAGAAGGTTCGTCGCTTAGCTATTAAATCAGCGCTATCTTCTAAGGTTCTAGATAACGACTTGATCGTTTTAGAAGGTCTTGCATTCGAAGCTCCTAAAACAAAGGAAATGATGCAAGTTCTTGCAAATCTATCCGCAGATCGTAAAGCATTAGTTGTAACTGCTGATTACAATGACGCTGTTGCATTGTCTGCACGTAACATCCCTGGCGTAACAGTTGTTACGGCTAACGGCGTTAGTGTTCTTGACGTGTTAAACCACGACAAGCTTCTTATGACTAAAGACGCTGTGGAAAAAGTAGGGGAGGTGCTCGCATAA
- the rplW gene encoding 50S ribosomal protein L23, protein MEARDVIKRPVITERSTEIMADKKYTFEVNPRATKTQIKGALEEIFGVKIQSVNTANYKGKFKRVGRHTGYTSKRKKAVVTLTPESKELDFFEGV, encoded by the coding sequence ATGGAAGCTCGTGATGTGATTAAGCGCCCCGTTATTACAGAGCGTTCTACTGAAATAATGGCTGACAAAAAATACACGTTCGAAGTAAACCCTCGTGCTACTAAGACTCAAATCAAAGGCGCACTAGAAGAAATCTTTGGCGTGAAAATTCAATCTGTTAACACTGCTAACTACAAAGGTAAGTTTAAGCGTGTAGGCCGTCATACTGGTTACACTTCTAAACGTAAAAAAGCTGTAGTTACATTAACTCCAGAAAGCAAAGAACTCGACTTTTTTGAAGGAGTTTAA
- the tuf gene encoding elongation factor Tu gives MGKEKFDRSKTHANIGTIGHVDHGKTTLTAAITTVLAKKNGKGVAMAYDQIDGAPEERERGITISTAHVEYETDSRHYAHVDCPGHADYVKNMITGAAQMDGGILVVSAADGPMPQTREHILLSRQVGVPYLVVFMNKCDMVDDEELLELVEMEVRDLLSEYDFPGDDIPVIKGSALKALEGDADWEAKIYELMDAVDSYIPTPPRDTEKPFMMPVEDVFSITGRGTVATGRVERGVVKVGDVVEILGLTEEPKSTTVTGVEMFRKLLDYAEAGDNIGALLRGVSREDVERGQVLAKPGTVKAHTKFKSEVYVLSKEEGGRHTPFFSNYRPQFYFRTTDVTGIIQLPEGVEMVMPGDNVEMTVELIAPIAIEEGTKFSIREGGRTVGAGVVATITE, from the coding sequence ATGGGTAAAGAGAAATTTGATCGTTCCAAAACGCATGCTAACATTGGTACTATCGGTCACGTTGACCATGGTAAAACAACTTTAACAGCTGCTATCACTACTGTTCTTGCTAAGAAAAACGGTAAGGGTGTAGCAATGGCTTATGACCAAATCGACGGTGCTCCAGAAGAGCGCGAGCGTGGAATCACAATCTCAACTGCACACGTTGAGTATGAAACTGATTCTCGTCACTATGCACACGTAGACTGCCCAGGACATGCTGACTATGTTAAGAACATGATCACTGGTGCAGCACAAATGGATGGTGGGATCCTAGTAGTATCTGCTGCTGACGGCCCAATGCCACAAACTCGTGAGCACATCCTTCTTTCTCGTCAAGTAGGTGTACCTTACCTTGTTGTATTCATGAACAAGTGTGACATGGTAGACGACGAAGAACTTCTTGAGCTAGTAGAAATGGAAGTTCGTGACCTTCTTTCTGAGTATGACTTCCCAGGAGATGACATTCCTGTAATCAAAGGTTCTGCTCTTAAAGCTCTTGAAGGAGACGCTGATTGGGAAGCTAAAATCTACGAGCTAATGGACGCTGTAGATTCTTATATCCCAACTCCTCCACGTGACACTGAAAAGCCATTCATGATGCCAGTTGAGGATGTATTCTCAATCACTGGTCGTGGTACAGTTGCTACTGGACGTGTTGAGCGTGGTGTAGTAAAAGTTGGTGACGTAGTTGAGATCCTTGGTCTTACTGAAGAGCCAAAATCAACAACTGTAACAGGTGTTGAAATGTTCCGTAAGCTTCTTGACTATGCTGAAGCTGGTGACAACATTGGTGCACTTCTTCGTGGGGTTTCTCGTGAAGATGTTGAGCGTGGACAAGTTCTTGCTAAGCCAGGTACTGTTAAAGCTCACACTAAGTTCAAATCAGAAGTTTATGTTCTTTCAAAAGAAGAGGGTGGACGTCACACTCCATTCTTCTCTAACTACCGTCCTCAGTTCTACTTCCGTACAACTGACGTAACTGGTATCATCCAACTTCCTGAAGGCGTAGAAATGGTTATGCCTGGAGATAACGTTGAGATGACTGTAGAACTAATCGCTCCAATCGCTATCGAAGAAGGAACTAAGTTCTCTATTCGTGAAGGTGGACGTACAGTTGGTGCAGGCGTAGTTGCAACAATCACTGAGTAA
- the rpmC gene encoding 50S ribosomal protein L29 — MKANDIRNLTTAEVEQKAKALKEELFNLRFQLATGQLENPARIREVRKAIARAKTVLRERELGITNG; from the coding sequence ATGAAGGCTAATGATATTCGTAACCTGACCACTGCAGAAGTTGAACAAAAAGCAAAAGCACTTAAAGAAGAGCTTTTTAACCTTCGTTTCCAACTAGCGACAGGTCAACTTGAAAACCCGGCCCGCATTCGTGAAGTTCGTAAAGCAATTGCCCGTGCAAAAACGGTTTTACGTGAAAGAGAGCTTGGGATTACTAACGGTTAA
- the rplB gene encoding 50S ribosomal protein L2, whose translation MGIKKFKPTTNGRRNMSQLDFAEITTDQPEKSLLAPLSKKAGRNNQGKLTVRHQGGGHKRKYRIIDFKRNKDGIPGRVATIEYDPNRTANIALIHYADGEKRYILAPKGIKVGQEIMSGTEADIKVGNSLPLANIPVGSTIHNIELKPGKGGQLARSAGAEAQLLGKEEKYALVRLGSGEVRMILLTCRATIGQVGNLEHELVNVGKAGRSRWKGIRPTVRGSVMNPNDHPHGGGEGRAPIGRKSPMSPWGKPTLGYKTRKKNSQTDKYIVRRRKK comes from the coding sequence ATGGGTATCAAAAAGTTTAAACCGACAACTAACGGTCGTCGTAACATGTCTCAGCTTGACTTTGCTGAAATTACAACTGACCAACCAGAAAAATCCTTGCTTGCTCCTCTTAGCAAAAAAGCTGGGCGTAACAACCAAGGTAAACTAACTGTTCGTCACCAAGGTGGAGGACACAAGCGTAAGTATCGTATTATCGATTTCAAACGTAACAAAGACGGAATACCAGGTCGCGTTGCTACAATCGAGTACGATCCGAACCGTACAGCTAACATCGCGCTAATCCACTATGCAGATGGTGAGAAGCGTTATATCCTAGCTCCAAAAGGAATTAAAGTAGGGCAAGAAATCATGTCCGGTACTGAAGCTGATATTAAAGTAGGTAACTCACTTCCATTAGCTAACATTCCTGTAGGTTCTACAATTCACAACATCGAACTTAAGCCTGGTAAAGGTGGACAATTGGCTCGTTCAGCTGGTGCTGAAGCTCAACTTCTTGGTAAAGAAGAAAAGTATGCGCTAGTTCGTCTAGGTTCTGGTGAAGTTCGTATGATCCTTCTTACTTGCCGTGCAACAATCGGTCAAGTTGGAAACTTAGAGCATGAACTTGTAAACGTTGGTAAAGCAGGTCGTTCTCGTTGGAAGGGTATCCGCCCAACAGTTCGTGGTTCTGTAATGAACCCTAACGATCACCCACACGGTGGTGGTGAAGGACGCGCTCCAATCGGACGTAAATCACCAATGTCTCCATGGGGTAAACCAACTCTTGGATATAAAACTCGTAAGAAAAATAGCCAAACTGACAAGTACATTGTACGTCGTCGCAAAAAATAA
- the rpsN gene encoding 30S ribosomal protein S14 has product MAKKSMIAKQQRKQKFGVQEYTRCERCGRPHSVIRKFKLCRICFRELAYKGQIPGVKKASW; this is encoded by the coding sequence GTGGCAAAGAAATCCATGATTGCTAAGCAACAACGCAAGCAAAAGTTCGGAGTGCAAGAATATACGCGCTGTGAACGTTGCGGGCGTCCTCATTCAGTAATCCGCAAGTTCAAACTGTGCCGTATTTGTTTCAGAGAACTTGCTTACAAAGGTCAAATTCCTGGCGTTAAAAAAGCCAGCTGGTAA
- the rpsJ gene encoding 30S ribosomal protein S10, which translates to MAKQKIRIRLKAYDHRILDQSAEKIVETAKRSGAKVSGPIPLPTEKAIYTILRAVHKYKDSREQFEMRTHKRLIDIIEPTPQTVDSLMRLDLPSGVDIEIKL; encoded by the coding sequence ATGGCAAAGCAAAAGATTCGTATCCGTTTAAAGGCGTATGATCACAGAATTCTTGATCAATCAGCTGAAAAAATCGTAGAAACTGCTAAGCGTTCAGGAGCAAAGGTATCTGGTCCTATCCCACTACCTACTGAGAAAGCGATCTACACGATCCTTCGTGCGGTTCATAAGTACAAGGACTCTCGTGAGCAGTTCGAAATGCGTACTCATAAGCGCTTGATCGATATTATCGAGCCAACACCACAAACAGTTGATTCGTTAATGCGTTTGGATCTACCGTCTGGTGTAGACATCGAAATTAAACTATAA